Proteins encoded together in one Ferroglobus placidus DSM 10642 window:
- a CDS encoding flavin reductase family protein codes for MDPRAFYKISYGLYVVSSSYNGRLSGQIANTVFQVSSEPPMIAACLNKKNFTHEIVKSSKVFAVSVLEAETPLTFIGRFGFRSSRDFDKFEGVDYEIGVTGAPVVIQHATAIFEAKVVKECDVGTHTLFIGEVVRAELRRDAEVLTYADYHRIKKGKTPKTATVYFDKQS; via the coding sequence ATGGATCCGAGAGCGTTTTATAAAATAAGTTACGGACTTTACGTCGTTTCCTCCTCCTACAATGGTAGACTGAGCGGGCAAATTGCCAATACAGTTTTTCAGGTCTCCTCAGAGCCTCCGATGATTGCAGCTTGTTTGAACAAGAAAAACTTCACCCACGAAATAGTGAAGTCGAGTAAGGTTTTCGCTGTTAGCGTTTTGGAAGCTGAAACGCCACTGACGTTCATAGGAAGGTTTGGGTTCAGAAGTAGCAGGGACTTCGACAAGTTTGAAGGAGTGGATTACGAAATAGGAGTAACTGGCGCTCCAGTCGTAATTCAGCATGCAACAGCAATTTTCGAGGCAAAGGTCGTTAAGGAGTGCGACGTTGGAACTCACACCTTGTTTATCGGTGAAGTCGTGAGGGCTGAGCTGAGAAGAGATGCCGAAGTTTTGACTTACGCCGACTACCATCGGATTAAGAAAGGAAAAACTCCGAAAACTGCTACCGTTTACTTCGATAAGCAAAGTTAG
- a CDS encoding methyltransferase RsmF C-terminal domain-like protein codes for MNYLEILRELYGVEKVNFELKKMGKDRLYAFLKCDKKDELGIKEYHQGVYFGKLEKDGIRLSIEGCYLLRDEIKKNLIEVSYEDAIKWLKGEDLDIPYKGYVVLKWRNYFLGCGKGDGKKIRNYVPKERRII; via the coding sequence GTGAACTATTTGGAAATTTTAAGGGAACTTTACGGAGTCGAGAAGGTGAATTTCGAGCTGAAAAAGATGGGAAAGGACAGGCTCTACGCTTTTCTGAAGTGCGACAAGAAGGACGAGCTCGGGATAAAAGAGTACCACCAAGGAGTCTACTTCGGCAAGCTCGAAAAAGATGGGATAAGGTTGAGCATAGAGGGTTGCTATTTGCTTCGAGACGAGATTAAGAAAAACCTCATAGAAGTTTCCTACGAAGATGCGATTAAGTGGTTGAAAGGAGAAGATTTGGATATTCCTTACAAAGGATACGTCGTGCTGAAGTGGAGAAACTACTTTTTGGGTTGCGGAAAGGGGGATGGAAAGAAAATAAGGAACTACGTCCCTAAGGAGAGGAGAATAATCTAA